From one Trifolium pratense cultivar HEN17-A07 linkage group LG1, ARS_RC_1.1, whole genome shotgun sequence genomic stretch:
- the LOC123916654 gene encoding probable magnesium transporter NIPA9, whose translation MWESILLTVAATAGNNIGKILQKKGTIILPPLSFKFKVIRAYALNKTWLIGFLMDIFGALLMLRALSLAPVSVIQPVSGCGLAILSIFSHFYLQEVMNVVDWVGVTLAGIGTIGVGAGGEEQQEAVALSIFHIPWLVSVVSILFILLNGWLRIYKRQRREQEMMEYDVVEEIIYGLESGILFGMSSVISKMGFLFLEQGFHKLLVPICLLISVSCSGIGFYYQTRGLKHGRAIIVSTCAAVASILTGVLAGMLALGERLPSAPKARLVLLLGWLLIITGVILLVGSTKLVRFLASSRRTRSNTEKNYGPRRSTSSRVREPSPTSAVIQAATLNHLLSSSSKEKA comes from the exons ATGTGGGAATCGATTCTATTAACGGTGGCTGCAACCGCCGGAAATAACATCGGAAAAATCCTTCAGAAAAAGGGCACTATCATTCTCCCTCCCCTCTCCTTCAAGTTCAAG GTTATTAGGGCTTATGCTTTGAACAAAACATGGTTGATAGGTTTTCTGATGGATATTTTTGGGGCATTATTGATGTTAAGGGCATTGTCTCTGGCTCCA GTCTCTGTTATCCAACCAGTATCTGGCTGCGGACTAGCAATTCTGTCGATCTTTTCTCATTTCTATCTCCAAGAAGTTATGAATGTTGTTGATTGGGTTGGAGTTACCTTGGCAGGCATTGGCACAATAG GAGTTGGTGCTGGTGGCGAGGAGCAACAAGAGGCAGTTGCTCTATCTATTTTTCACATACCATGGCTGGTATCCGTTGTTTCCATCTTGTTT ATACTGCTTAATGGATGGCTTCGAATATACAAGCGTCAGCGAAGAGAACAAGAGATG ATGGAATACGATGTTGTCGAGGAAATCATTTATGGCTTGGAATCTGGTATTTTGTTTGG GATGTCATCTGTAATATCAAAGATGGGATTTCTATTCCTTGAACAAGGTTTTCACAAGCTGCTGGTTCCTATATGCCTCTTGATCAGTGTGTCTTGTAGTGGTATCGGCTTTTACTACCAG ACACGTGGCCTAAAGCATGGCAGGGCTATTATAGTTTCTACATGTGCTGCTGTGGCATCAATTTTGACTGGTGTACTTGCTGGGATGCTTGCTTTGGGTGAGCGGCTTCCTTCTGCTCCAAAAGCTCGTCTAGTGCTCCTTCTTGGATG GCTACTTATAATTACGGGCGTGATTTTGCTTGTTGGTTCAACAAAACTAGTGAGATTCCTCGCTTCTTCACGGCGAACAAGAAGCAATACGGAGAAGAATTATGGCCCTAGAAGATCTACTTCTTCCCGTGTAAGGGAGCCAAGTCCTACTAGTGCTGTCATTCAAGCGGCAACATTAAATCATCTGCTATCGTCGTCTTCCAAAGAAAAAGCTTGA
- the LOC123916675 gene encoding cytokinin riboside 5'-monophosphate phosphoribohydrolase LOG8 codes for MEEGYTRSSKFKRVCVFCGSNSGNRQVFSDAAIQLADELVKRNIDLVYGGGSVGLMGLISQKMYNGGCHVLGVIPKALMPHEISGEAVGEVKIVSDMHERKAAMAQEADAFIALPGGYGTMEELLEMITWAQLGIHKKPVGLLNVDGYYNSLLALFDNGVEEGFIKPSARNIVVSASSAKELMMEMESYSPSHEHVAPHESWQMKQLGNYPGQEKTE; via the exons ATGGAGGAAGGATACACCAGAAGCAGTAAGTTCAAGAGGGTATGTGTCTTCTGCGGCAGCAACTCCGGCAACCGTCAAGTTTTCAGTGACGCCGCCATTCAATTGGCTGATGAACTG GTTAAGAGGAACATAGATTTGGTGTATGGTGGAGGAAGTGTTGGACTGATGGGTTTAATATCTCAGAAAATGTATAATGGCGGCTGCCATGTTCTCGG GGTTATTCCAAAAGCTCTCATGCCTCATGAG ATATCTGGTGAAGCAGTAGGTGAAGTAAAGATTGTTTCAGATATGCATGAGAGAAAAGCTGCAATGGCTCAAGAAGCTGATGCATTTATTGCACTCCCTG GAGGATATGGAACTATGGAAGAGCTTCTGGAGATGATAACTTGGGCTCAACTTGGAATTCATAAAAAACCG GTTGGCCTACTGAATGTTGATGGTTACTATAACTCTTTGCTTGCATTATTTGATAATGGTGTTGAAGAAGGCTTCATTAAGCCCAGTGCTCGGAATATAGTTGTTTCAGCTTCATCAGCCAAAGAACTTATGATGGAGATGGAG AGTTACTCTCCTTCCCATGAGCATGTAGCCCCTCATGAGAGCTGGCAGATGAAGCAATTAGGTAATTATCCAGGACAAGAAAAGACAGAATGA